One Amaranthus tricolor cultivar Red isolate AtriRed21 chromosome 1, ASM2621246v1, whole genome shotgun sequence DNA window includes the following coding sequences:
- the LOC130797735 gene encoding protein DETOXIFICATION 45, chloroplastic: MMTAAQLCGVKISTAFSNTRKRWCMHKTWESDVEGRSRGFCSSLSFAIQRSCVHDSGRCYVSFDRRKLSHNTVLRRRKPFKNVSYSLVGSDVDEEPQELAENSSEENTLENDNDANGSSAIVQSSNQLPPQNIKRELIMLSLPAIASQAIDPFAQLMETVYIGKIGSVELASAGVSMSIFNLISKLFNIPLLSVATSFVAEDIAKSSTDGDETVFYGKSHHEELKRKQLSSVSTALLLAVGIGIIEALALLLGTGSFLSLMGIAPDSPMRVPAHRFLSLRALGAPAVVLSLALQGVLRGFKDTKTPVFCLGIANVAAIFLFPLFIYKLQMGVTGAAIATFVSQYIGSFMMLWFLSKRVILLPPKLGDLKFGIYLKSGGFLIGRTLAVLVTMTIGTSMAARQGPIAMAAHQICVQVWLAVSLLTDALAASGQALVASSMSRGDYSTVKELTNFVLKIGIVTGGALAVILGASYGYFVNLFTNDSAVLQIVKAGTLFVSASQPLNALAFIFDGLHYGASDFPYAACSTMLVGAISSTVLLYAPTVIGLPGVWLGLTLFMGLRTAAGYFRILSRNGPWWFLHSDYRQVMDVNQLGTN, translated from the exons ATGATGACAGCTGCACAACTTTGTGGAGTTAAAATCTCAACAGCATTTTCTAACACTAGGAAAAGATGGTGCATGCACAAGACATGGGAGTCAGATGTTGAGGGCCGATCACGTGGATTTTGTTCTTCACTTTCATTTGCTATTCAAAGGAGCTGTGTACATGATTCTGGACGCTGCTATGTGTCTTTTGACAGAAGAAAGTTATCTCACAACACTGTTCTTCGACGTAGAAAGCCTTTTAAGAATGTCTCATATAGTTTAGTAGGTTCCGATGTAGATGAAGAGCCTCAGGAGTTGGCCGAAAATTCTTCCGAGGAGAATACTCTAGAGAATGATAATGATGCTAACGGTTCAAG TGCTATAGTTCAGTCTTCTAATCAATTGCCTCCTCAAAATATTAAACGAGAGCTTATAATGCTTTCTTTACCAGCAATAGCTAGCCAAGCCATTGATCCTTTTGCACAGTTGATGGAGACCGTTTACATCGGCAAAATAG GATCTGTAGAACTCGCATCTGCTGGTGTCTCTATGTCGATCTTTAATCTCATCTCAAAGCTTTTTAACATTCCTCTTCTAAGCGTTGCTACTTCTTTTGTAGCTGAAGATATAGCTAAGTCTTCTACAG ATGGAGATGAAACCGTTTTTTACGGGAAATCTCATCACGAAGAGTTGAAAAGAAAGCAATTGTCATCAGTTTCTACTGCGTTGTTACTCGCTGTAGGCATTGGCATCATTGAGGCTCTAGCATTACTTTTGGGAACCGGATCATTCCTTAGTTTAATGGGTATTGCACCT GATAGTCCAATGCGAGTTCCAGCACATAGGTTTTTGTCGCTTAGAGCTCTTGGTGCTCCAGCTGTTGTTCTCTCGTTGGCTCTTCAGGGTGTTTTAAGGGGCTTTAAGGACACTAAGACCCCAGTATTCTGTCTAG GTATCGCAAATGTTGCAGCCATTTTTTTGTTCCCACTTTTCATATATAAGCTTCAGATGGGAGTTACCGGAGCAGCAATTGCCACCTTCGTATCACA ATACATTGGTAGCTTCATGATGCTTTGGTTTCTTAGCAAAAGAGTAATATTATTACCTCCGAAATTGGGAGATCTAAAATTTGGGATCTATTTAAAATCGG GCGGTTTTCTCATCGGAAGAACTCTGGCTGTTCTGGTAACTATGACGATAGGGACCTCAATGGCTGCTCGTCAAGGTCCTATAGCGATGGCTGCTCATCAAATCTGTGTCCAAGTATGGTTGGCTGTCTCTCTTCTAACTGATGCATTGGCAGCATCTGGTCAG GCTCTAGTAGCTAGTTCCATGTCAAGAGGTGATTACAGCACAGTGAAAGAGCTAACTAATTTTGTATTGAAG ATCGGAATAGTTACCGGTGGTGCGTTGGCCGTGATTTTAGGAGCATCTTACGGATATTTTGTGAACTTGTTCACCAACGATTCTGCAGTATTGCAGATAGTGAAAGCTGGCACTTTG TTTGTCAGTGCAAGCCAGCCGCTCAACGCTTTAGCATTTATCTTTGATGGTCTCCATTATGGTGCATCGGATTTCCCTTACGCTGCTTGTTCTACG ATGCTGGTTGGGGCCATTTCATCCACTGTCTTGCTCTATGCTCCTACAGTGATCGGTCTTCCTGGCGTATGGCTCGGGTTGACTCTCTTTATGGGCTTACGTACAGCCGCAGGATATTTCAG AATTTTGTCCCGGAACGGACCATGGTGGTTCTTGCACAGCGATTATCGGCAAGTTATG GACGTTAATCAACTGGGAACCAACTGA
- the LOC130797742 gene encoding lysM domain-containing GPI-anchored protein 2-like, which yields MAKTLPPQLFFSFIFLILIPLWATAQGPPPPAFKCTRKTTCNALVGYISPNTTTISHIQSLFQVKNLKTLLGVNNLPPTTSPKHIIKGNSTVRIPFPCQCINGIGLSNHVPTYTVVKDDGLYHIANAVFGGLLDYTSIVSANKIKDADLIYIGQKLWIPLPCSCDDVDGQEVVHYGHVVANGSSVPQIAAEFGINSNTLMKLNNITDPKSLVAGQVLDVPIKACSSNVSSSSPGPDAPLLVANGTTTYTANDCVMCKCDPTNNFMLQCEPSGLKAVNWPSCPSMQCAGSSLSLGNSTILSSCKRSTCAYAGYDKQNVLTNLATVDTCAGPGSSSNEAPKIHQISWSLGGILLCLQLIMLDRFL from the exons ATGGCAAAAACTCTTCCTCCTCAACTCTTCTTCTCTTTCATCTTCCTCATACTGATCCCACTCTGGGCGACGGCGCAAGGGCCGCCGCCGCCCGCCTTCAAATGCACAAGAAAAACCACGTGTAATGCTCTAGTTGGCTACATATCACCCAACACAACCACAATTTCCCACATCCAATCACTCTTCCAagtcaaaaaccttaaaactcTCCTAGGAGTCAATAACCTTCCTCCTACTACATCTCCAAAACACATCATTAAAGGTAATTCAACGGTCAGGATTCCTTTCCCATGCCAATGCATCAACGGTATAGGATTATCTAATCATGTACCTACATACACCGTAGTAAAAGATGATGGGTTATATCATATTGCTAATGCTGTTTTTGGAGGTTTACTTGATTACACTTCTATTGTTAGTGCTAATAAGATTAAGGATGCTGATCTTATTTATATTGGACAGAAGTTGTGGATCCCACTTCCTTGTAGTTGTGATGACGTGGATGGACAAGAAGTTGTTCATTATGGACACGTGGTGGCTAATGGGAGTAGTGTTCCTCAGATTGCGGCGGAATTTGGGATTAATTCAAATACTTTGATGAAGTTGAATAATATTACTGATCCTAAAAGCCTTGTTGCTGGTCAAGTTCTTGATGTTCCTATTAAAG CTTGTAGCTCAAATGTAAGTAGCAGCTCCCCTGGCCCTGACGCCCCCTTACTAGTCGCCAATGGCACTACTACATACACTGCCAATGACTGCGTTATGTGCAAGTGTGACCCCACAAATAACTTCAT GCTGCAATGTGAACCATCAGGATTAAAGGCAGTGAATTGGCCTTCATGTCCTTCTATGCAGTGCGCTGGTTCGAGTTTGTCGCTTGGCAACTCGACTATTCTGTCTAGCTGCAAGCGCTCTACTTGCGCTTACGCTGGCTACGACAAACAAAATGTTCTCACAAACCTTGCTACCGTCGACACTTGTGCAG GCCCTGGATCATCAAGTAATGAGGCTCCGAAGATTCATCAGATAAGTTGGAGTTTAGGTGGTATATTGCTATGTCTTCAGTTGATCATGCTGGACAGATTTTTGTAA
- the LOC130797752 gene encoding glycerol-3-phosphate acyltransferase 9-like, producing the protein MSEITRSKSVLSSVSSELDLDRPNIEDYLPSGSLHEPRGKLRLRDLIDISPALTEVAGAVVDDSFTRCFKSNPPEPWNWNIYLFPLWCFGVVVRYFIIFPVRVLVLTVGWIIFLSLYLPVHFLLKGHDKLRKKIERSLVELICCFFVASWTGVIKYHGPRPSMRPKQVYVANHTSMIDFVILEQMTAFAVIMQKHPGWVGLLQSTILESVGCIWFNRTEAKDRVIVQKKLRDHVNGPDNNPVLIFPEGTCVNNEYTVMFKKGAFELGCTVCPVAIKYNKIFVDAFWNSRKQSFTMHLLQLMTSWAVVCDVWYLEPQTLRPEETAIEFAERVRDMISHRAGLKKVPWDGYLKYSRPSPRLTESKQQGFAKSILQRYHEK; encoded by the exons ATGAGTGAAATAACAAGAAGCAAAAGTGTACTCTCATCAGTAAGTTCTGAATTGGATTTGGATAGACCCAATATCGAAGATTATCTTCCTTCTGGATCCCTTCATGAACCTCGTGGCAAGCTTCGTTT GAGGGATTTGATTGATATTTCTCCTGCTCTTACCGAAGTTGCTGGTGCAGTTGTTGAT GACTCTTTCACACGTTGCTTCAAGTCAAATCCTCCAGAGCCCTGGAACTGGAATATCTATCTGTTTCCTTTATGGTGTTTTGGAGTTGTCGTCAGATACTTCATTATTTTCCCTGTAAG GGTCCTAGTTTTAACGGTTGGATGGATTATATTCCTCTCTCTCTACCTGCCAGTTCATTTCTTATTGAAAGGACATGATAAGCTCAGGAAAAAAATAGAG CGTTCTCTCGTGGAACtgatttgttgtttctttgttgCGTCATGGACTGGGGTTATTAAGTATCATGGTCCACGGCCAAGTATGAGACCTAAGCAG GTTTATGTGGCCAATCATACCTCAATGATTGACTTCGTTATTTTAGAACAAATGACTGCATTTGCTGTCATCATGCAGAAGCATCCTGGTTGGGTTg GATTGCTGCAAAGTACTATCTTAGAAAGTGTTGGATGTATTTGGTTCAACCGTACAGAAGCTAAGGACCGTGTTATTGTACAGAAAAA GTTGAGAGACCATGTAAATGGACCTGACAATAACCCTGTTCTTATATTTCCAGAAGGCACCTGTGTTAATAATGAGTATACAGTCATGTTTAAGAAG GGTGCGTTTGAGCTGGGTTGCACCGTGTGTCCTGTTGCTATCAAGTACAACAAGATTTTTGTTGACGCTTTCTGGAACAGTAGGAA ACAATCATTCACAATGCATCTGCTTCAATTAATGACATCCTGGGCTGTAGTTTGTGATGTTTGGTACCTGGAACCCCAGACGTTAAGACCCGAAGAGACTGCCATTGAATTCGCCGAGAG GGTTCGAGACATGATTTCTCATAGAGCCGGTCTCAAAAAGGTTCCTTGGGATGGTTACCTTAAGTATTCACGCCCTAGCCCCAGGCTCACAGAAAGCAA GCAACAAGGCTTTGCCAAATCGATACTGCAACGGTATCACGAAAAGTGA